In the Commensalibacter nepenthis genome, TCTGCGTCCGCAAGTGAAATCGTATCTGGTGCCTTACAAGATCATCGTAGAGCGATTATTCTTGGGGGAAAAACCTTTGGTAAAGGATCAGTGCAATCCATTATGCCAATCCCAGGTAATGGCGCAATTCGTTTAACCATTGCACGCTATTACACGCCTTCTGGTCGTTCAATCCAAGGACTAGGAATCACGCCTGATATTCCCGTTCAAGACAGTTATGATGAACCAGAATTCAGTATTCGTGAAGCTGATCTAGATCATATTATCAAGAATGAAGGGGGAAACAAAGAAAAGCCAGTCGTCAGAAATGATCTCCCTGCGATTGCGACTTCTATTCCTAAACAACCCCCTAAAAACTGGCCTAAATATGATTACAGCAAACCCGCAACCGACTTCCAATTACAACAAGGGTTAAAAGTTGTACGTTCTATGGCGGGTCTGCCTGTTGAAAAAGATACACCTATTCCTGAAATTAAGCCTGATCCCGTGACACATCCTGATGTTTTGAAAAAAAACAAGCCTACTACTAATCCTCCTAAACCTGCAAATGAGAACAACCCTGCTGATAACAAACAACAGGCTCCTCAGACCAAGCAACCTGCTGTACATTAATTAAAATAGGATAGCATATTATGACTGACCTTTCTTATCGTCCCAATGTTGCTGCAATTATTTTTAACCCTCAAGGGAAAATCTTTATTGCACTTCGACATGACTTGGCTAAGGAAGGGATTTGGTCATTTCCTCAAGGTGGCATCGATATTAATGAAAATCCTCGTGAAGCAATCAAAAGAGAGCTTGCTGAGGAAATTGGTACCAATCAAATTGAAATCTTAGAAGAATATCCAGAATGGCTTTCTTATGATTTTCCTCCTGATGTTCTCCTCAATCCATTAAAAAGGAAATATAAAGGACAAACTCAGAAATGGTTCGCCGTCCGTTTTGTTGGTAAAGATGCAAATATCAATCTTGATAATGATGTAGAAAAAGAATTTGATGCATGGAAATGGATTGATATCACCGAGTTACAAAATATCAAAACAGGATATAAACATGATATTTATCTTAAAATATCAGAATATTTTAAGAAATACGCACAAATTTAATCTTAATTCTAATTATTGATTTTATAAAAAAGACATTCCCTTAAAAAGGAATGTCTTTTTTATGGCTATTTTTGTTTTTTCTTTCTAGCTGTATATCCATCCAATAAAAAGCAAATGGGTACAAACGCAAACGCACAAAATCCAACAATCATAAACACATCATTATAAGCCAAAATCGCGACTTGTTTTTGAAAATCTTTATATAAATATGTCATTGCAACATTCGCTTGTTCTTGAACCGCATATCCTGCTTGTTGAGCAGCTGCCTTCATGTGCGCCAAATATTCATTGAACGGTTGATTCAGTGGACTCATTGTATGAACAATGTGGGCTTGGTTAATCTGCCTCATATTTGTCACCAACGCCGTCGCCCCAGAAATACACAATGCCCCCAACACATTTCGAACCATACTAAATAATGCCGAAGCATCCGCATTATATTTAGCAGGAATAGTCATAAAAGCGATCGTAGATAAAGGCACAAACAAAAACGCCAAACATGCTGTTTGCGATATCCGATATAAAACCAAATGATTAAAATCCAATGTTGGGGTTAAATGTGCAGAAATAAACATTGATGTCCCCATCCAGAAGAAACCAAATGCAATGACATATCGAATTTGTACAAAATTAATTAACCGCCCCACCAAAGGAATTAAAAATACAATGACAATTCCTCCAGGGGTCAGAACCAAGCCAGACAGAAATGCCGTATATCCGATAATTTGTTGTGAAAATTGCGGAACAATAATCGCAGAAGCATATAAGCATCCACCTAACCCAGCCATTAAAATGCAACTTACTGCAAAATTACGATCTTTGAATGCTCGTAAATCCACAACGGGGTCTTTGGCTTTTAATAACCAAAAGATGGCACCGACAATGCCAACAACCGCAAAAAATGCCAACCAACAAATCGCTGTTGAACCGAACCAATCCGCATCTTCTCCACGATCAACCATGACTTCTAAACACGCCAGCCCAACCGTAATAAGAGTGAGTCCAATGACATCAACACGCTCTTTGCGTTTTTTTGCCCAAGGTGGA is a window encoding:
- a CDS encoding RNA pyrophosphohydrolase, which encodes MTDLSYRPNVAAIIFNPQGKIFIALRHDLAKEGIWSFPQGGIDINENPREAIKRELAEEIGTNQIEILEEYPEWLSYDFPPDVLLNPLKRKYKGQTQKWFAVRFVGKDANINLDNDVEKEFDAWKWIDITELQNIKTGYKHDIYLKISEYFKKYAQI
- a CDS encoding DHA2 family efflux MFS transporter permease subunit, yielding MSEMVVTDDGVDRSSWKPKYNPWLIAIVVTLAAFMEVLDTTIVNVSLPHIAGTLSTTYDNATWSLTSYLAANAVVLTISGWLGRVLGRKRYFLICIGMFTLSSFLCGMASSLGELIIFRLMQGFFGGGLQPNQQSIILDIFPPEKRGAAFGLTAMATIVAPILGPSLGGWITDNYSWRWVFYLNVPIGIVTIFAVMMLLEDPPWAKKRKERVDVIGLTLITVGLACLEVMVDRGEDADWFGSTAICWLAFFAVVGIVGAIFWLLKAKDPVVDLRAFKDRNFAVSCILMAGLGGCLYASAIIVPQFSQQIIGYTAFLSGLVLTPGGIVIVFLIPLVGRLINFVQIRYVIAFGFFWMGTSMFISAHLTPTLDFNHLVLYRISQTACLAFLFVPLSTIAFMTIPAKYNADASALFSMVRNVLGALCISGATALVTNMRQINQAHIVHTMSPLNQPFNEYLAHMKAAAQQAGYAVQEQANVAMTYLYKDFQKQVAILAYNDVFMIVGFCAFAFVPICFLLDGYTARKKKQK